A genomic window from Mesosutterella faecium includes:
- the lptE gene encoding LPS assembly lipoprotein LptE codes for MSELGLSRRGILAAVAAAALASGCGFRPRGRFSVPFKTLYIEMSGQSPLTHEIRRRIEAETSATVVDDIRDAEAILSTDSTSRTRVVNSYNDSGDAREYRLGLDITFRLTSPEGYEFMPATTLSARRDIPYTYKNYLSRETEEATLYRDIEKDIAIQLLRRLEAAKPHAVQ; via the coding sequence ATGTCAGAACTCGGCCTTTCAAGGCGAGGGATCCTTGCCGCCGTTGCCGCAGCGGCTCTCGCCTCGGGGTGCGGCTTTCGTCCGCGCGGCCGCTTTTCCGTTCCCTTCAAGACACTCTACATCGAGATGAGCGGCCAGTCGCCCCTCACCCACGAAATCCGCCGCCGGATCGAGGCGGAGACCTCCGCCACCGTAGTGGACGACATCCGGGATGCCGAGGCGATCCTCTCGACCGACTCGACCAGCCGCACCCGCGTCGTCAACTCCTACAACGACAGCGGCGACGCCCGCGAATACCGCCTGGGGCTCGACATCACCTTCAGGCTCACCTCGCCCGAAGGCTACGAGTTCATGCCGGCCACGACGCTTTCGGCGAGGCGCGACATCCCCTACACCTACAAGAACTACCTTTCCCGCGAAACGGAAGAGGCGACGCTCTACCGCGACATTGAAAAAGACATCGCGATACAGCTGCTGCGCCGCCTCGAGGCGGCCAAGCCCCATGCGGTTCAATAG
- the holA gene encoding DNA polymerase III subunit delta: MRFNSAALSPKLAAQKKAGAVDPLWLIADREPLLAQEAANAIRAAARAAGCSERRVLVLGAGSDWRQLAEAVGETSLFSERRIIEARLSAPSPGVRGAAALEQLAQTPLPGLCVMVSVPQADWRVAKSQWFKALAAAGNLVDCDPVARAQLPAWLGRRLKGEGLEATEEALRCLADQTEGNLLAAAQEIRKLALLHDSEGPVTLEEVEASVLDNSRYDVATVSTSAMLGDGARACRAIEGLRGEFTTSQVMPILLYTFSEDIRRMIALRARLDQGENAQAAAHELRIFPREKAAAVIAGAKRLSTAKLRNALVVCADIDQIYKGLEVPGRDSDPWIELKSVAAFLSR, encoded by the coding sequence ATGCGGTTCAATAGCGCGGCGCTCTCCCCGAAGCTTGCCGCCCAGAAGAAGGCGGGCGCGGTCGATCCCCTCTGGCTGATCGCGGACCGCGAGCCGCTTCTCGCCCAGGAGGCGGCCAACGCGATCCGGGCGGCCGCGCGGGCCGCCGGCTGCTCGGAGCGGCGCGTGCTCGTGCTGGGCGCCGGCAGCGACTGGCGGCAGCTCGCCGAGGCCGTGGGCGAAACCTCGCTTTTTTCGGAGCGCAGGATCATCGAGGCGAGGCTCTCGGCCCCCTCGCCCGGAGTGCGGGGGGCGGCCGCCCTCGAGCAGCTCGCGCAGACGCCCCTGCCGGGCCTGTGCGTCATGGTTTCCGTTCCGCAGGCCGACTGGCGCGTCGCCAAAAGCCAGTGGTTCAAGGCCCTCGCCGCCGCGGGGAACCTGGTGGACTGCGACCCCGTCGCGCGCGCGCAGCTTCCTGCCTGGCTCGGCCGCAGGCTGAAGGGCGAAGGGCTCGAGGCGACCGAGGAGGCCCTGCGGTGCCTCGCCGACCAGACCGAGGGAAACCTCCTTGCCGCGGCGCAGGAAATCCGCAAGCTCGCCCTGCTGCACGACTCCGAGGGGCCCGTGACGCTCGAGGAGGTCGAGGCCTCGGTGCTCGACAATTCGCGCTACGATGTGGCCACGGTCTCGACCTCAGCGATGCTGGGCGACGGGGCGCGGGCCTGCCGGGCGATCGAAGGGCTGCGGGGCGAATTCACGACAAGCCAGGTGATGCCCATCCTGCTCTACACATTCAGCGAGGACATCCGCCGGATGATCGCCCTGCGGGCGCGGCTCGACCAGGGCGAAAACGCGCAGGCTGCGGCGCACGAGCTGCGGATATTCCCGCGCGAGAAGGCCGCCGCGGTCATCGCGGGCGCGAAGCGCCTGAGCACCGCAAAGCTCAGGAACGCGCTTGTCGTGTGCGCCGACATCGATCAGATCTACAAGGGGCTCGAGGTGCCGGGCAGGGACTCCGACCCGTGGATCGAACTCAAGTCGGTCGCGGCGTTTCTCTCGCGCTGA
- a CDS encoding glutamate-5-semialdehyde dehydrogenase, translating into MADENLDPALYMKRLGQDARKASRELARASTRAKNEALLALAALIRARAADIRSENEKDLEAARSENYPAAFLDRLAATPAVIARMAESLEQTARLPDPVGSVEELRPQPSGIIVGRMRVPLGVIGIIYESRPNVTVEAAALALKSGNCAILRGGSESIRTNRLLARLVSEALQKAGLPALAVQYVETTDRAMVDQMITSPQWIDVIIPRGGKGLISRLMGKARVPMIKHLNGICHTYVDSPCDLELAVRVTDNAKTQRYSPCNATETLLVHEKSAVEFLPRIARIFHDKGVEMRCDEASLSLVQNAGYAAIEATPEDWDTEYNAPVISIAVVRSLSEAIDFINEHGSHHTDAIITSSHEAAERFLREVDSASVMVNTSTRFADGFEYGLGAEIGISTDKLHARGPVGLEGLTSQKYIVLGHGELRA; encoded by the coding sequence ATGGCAGACGAAAATCTGGATCCCGCGCTTTACATGAAGCGCCTCGGGCAGGACGCCCGCAAAGCCTCCAGGGAGCTCGCGCGAGCCTCCACCCGGGCCAAGAACGAGGCCCTGCTCGCGCTCGCGGCCCTGATCCGCGCCCGCGCGGCCGACATCCGCTCCGAAAACGAAAAGGACCTCGAGGCGGCTCGCTCCGAAAACTACCCTGCGGCGTTCCTCGACCGGCTTGCCGCGACCCCCGCGGTGATCGCGCGCATGGCCGAAAGCCTCGAGCAGACCGCGCGGCTCCCAGACCCCGTGGGCAGCGTCGAGGAGCTGCGCCCGCAGCCCTCCGGCATCATCGTGGGCCGGATGCGCGTACCGCTCGGCGTGATCGGCATCATCTACGAGAGCCGCCCCAACGTCACCGTGGAGGCCGCGGCCCTCGCGCTGAAAAGCGGGAACTGCGCGATCCTGCGCGGCGGCAGCGAATCGATCCGCACGAACCGGTTGCTCGCCCGGCTCGTCTCCGAGGCGCTGCAGAAGGCGGGGCTGCCGGCCCTGGCGGTTCAGTACGTGGAGACGACGGACCGCGCCATGGTCGACCAGATGATCACCTCGCCCCAGTGGATCGACGTCATCATCCCGCGCGGCGGCAAAGGGCTCATCTCGCGGCTCATGGGAAAAGCGCGCGTGCCGATGATCAAGCACCTGAACGGCATCTGCCACACCTACGTGGACAGCCCCTGCGACCTGGAGCTTGCCGTGCGGGTGACCGACAACGCGAAGACCCAGCGCTACTCGCCCTGCAACGCGACTGAAACGCTGCTCGTGCACGAGAAGTCCGCCGTCGAGTTCCTGCCGCGCATCGCCCGGATTTTCCACGACAAGGGCGTCGAGATGCGCTGCGACGAGGCGAGCCTCTCGCTCGTGCAGAACGCGGGCTACGCCGCGATCGAGGCTACGCCCGAGGACTGGGACACCGAGTACAACGCCCCCGTGATTTCGATCGCGGTGGTCAGGAGCCTCTCCGAGGCGATCGACTTCATCAACGAGCACGGCTCGCACCACACCGACGCCATCATCACCTCGAGCCACGAGGCGGCCGAGCGGTTCCTGCGCGAGGTGGACTCCGCCTCCGTCATGGTGAACACCTCGACGCGCTTCGCCGACGGGTTCGAGTACGGGCTCGGGGCCGAGATCGGCATCTCGACCGACAAGCTGCACGCCCGCGGCCCCGTGGGGCTCGAGGGCCTCACAAGCCAGAAGTACATCGTGCTCGGGCACGGGGAGCTGCGGGCCTGA
- a CDS encoding THUMP domain-containing class I SAM-dependent RNA methyltransferase gives MTDRKNHRFYAACPWGLEKLLEEEARSCGAKRTRATPSGVAFEGPRQAAWELCLRSRLASRVLEEVGFHDYWDSRDIYALARSVAWENYFLPSQSIRVSVSAHRAPLKSLDFTTLRIKDAVCDHFVQACGSRPDVDRDSPDVQIAAYLDEKYCTLYVDLAGEPLFKRGWRTDKGEAPLKENLASGLLMLSGWEPGTTLLDPFCGSGTIAIEAACAACGVAPGLRRHFAFEQLLSFEPETWQELLEDAKSEVNLHRELRIEASDISSIVVGKAHANALRAGLAPLLEDGRLSFRTGDAREIVPPEGTEPGLIVANPPYGEQSSPRSATVGSMMRKVADNLKHAFPGWRAWMLTSDLHLPGEMHLKESRRTVLFNGPLECRFFRFDLVAGSNRRQKKGGAGRPGTP, from the coding sequence ATGACAGACCGAAAGAACCACCGTTTTTACGCCGCCTGCCCCTGGGGGCTTGAAAAGCTCCTCGAAGAGGAGGCCCGCTCGTGCGGAGCGAAACGCACGCGTGCGACCCCTTCGGGCGTTGCCTTCGAGGGGCCGCGCCAGGCCGCCTGGGAGCTTTGCCTGCGGTCTCGCCTCGCCTCGCGGGTGCTCGAGGAAGTGGGATTCCACGACTATTGGGACAGCCGGGACATCTACGCGCTCGCCAGATCCGTCGCCTGGGAAAACTACTTCCTGCCCTCGCAGTCGATCCGCGTTTCGGTCTCCGCGCACCGCGCGCCGCTCAAGTCCCTCGACTTCACGACGCTGCGCATCAAGGACGCGGTCTGCGACCACTTCGTGCAGGCCTGCGGCAGCCGCCCCGACGTGGACCGCGACAGCCCGGACGTCCAGATCGCGGCCTACCTGGATGAAAAGTACTGCACCCTCTACGTCGACCTCGCGGGGGAGCCCCTTTTCAAGCGCGGCTGGCGCACGGACAAGGGCGAGGCGCCGCTCAAGGAGAATCTCGCCTCGGGGCTGCTGATGCTCTCGGGCTGGGAGCCCGGGACGACGCTGCTCGACCCCTTCTGCGGCTCGGGCACCATCGCGATCGAGGCGGCCTGCGCGGCCTGCGGCGTCGCGCCGGGCCTGCGGCGGCACTTTGCCTTCGAGCAGCTGCTCAGCTTCGAGCCGGAAACCTGGCAGGAGCTCCTCGAAGACGCGAAAAGCGAGGTGAACCTGCACCGGGAGCTGCGGATCGAGGCGAGCGACATCTCCTCGATCGTGGTCGGAAAAGCGCACGCGAACGCCCTGCGCGCCGGGCTCGCGCCGCTGCTTGAGGACGGGAGGCTCTCCTTCCGCACGGGCGACGCGCGCGAGATCGTGCCTCCCGAAGGAACGGAGCCGGGGCTGATCGTCGCCAATCCTCCCTACGGCGAGCAGTCCTCGCCGCGCAGCGCCACGGTGGGCTCGATGATGCGAAAGGTGGCCGACAACCTAAAGCACGCCTTCCCGGGCTGGAGGGCGTGGATGCTCACCTCGGACCTGCACCTGCCGGGAGAGATGCACCTGAAGGAGAGCCGCCGCACGGTGCTCTTCAACGGCCCACTCGAATGCCGCTTCTTCCGCTTCGACCTGGTCGCAGGCTCAAACCGCAGGCAGAAAAAAGGCGGCGCCGGCCGCCCCGGCACGCCCTGA
- a CDS encoding FAD-dependent oxidoreductase: protein MKEISRRSFLKGSAAAGGLAAMPALASGPSALPRAWTYEADVVVVGGGGAGLPAAIGARDRGLSVIVVDANYDVGGHAIVSGGNVPLGGGTAQQKKYGIRDDPMTYFRDLTDWSVVETSGMPDYRYNDRTVQYAIAMNAARTYDFLVAHGVRFEDRAPDNLGAHAVGISARREHHCVWKSGQCAESPAGAGGAALMRPLEYSARKKGVRFLLNYHMDEIFREDGGRGRVCGIQARYTPRILPDGKRLESFRSEGGIDCREPSVTVRARKAVVIATGGNSGNVEFRRIFDPRLTGEYANAAGEYSPQDASGELAAMAVGASLWGAANQAMDRNGSLRKRQVIGVRTNYVSWTKKSPVFPFVKYPGLRILNWQDAIIVNQAGRRFYSELENGYPNGTHEGFYKDGAPYVQGSWRNTTRIKFRPRNYIDAALALNEGSKPPLFSAGPQWAVFDSKGAAREHMKIEPGCCDPQVFFSAPTIEELAQKINTSPWQRSKMDPKVLAETVRRYNGFVDARRDEDFDKPSPRFKIETGPFYAAWASFAVHDSYAGLRIDENCRVLDLRGRVIEGLYCGGESAGGCSQHGLGRTLTQGYIIGQKAGA from the coding sequence ATGAAAGAGATTTCCCGCAGAAGTTTTCTCAAGGGCAGCGCCGCCGCGGGCGGCCTGGCGGCGATGCCGGCCCTCGCCTCGGGACCCTCGGCGCTGCCGCGCGCCTGGACCTATGAGGCCGATGTGGTCGTCGTGGGCGGCGGCGGGGCGGGCCTGCCCGCTGCGATCGGGGCGCGCGACCGGGGGCTTTCCGTCATCGTGGTCGACGCGAACTACGACGTGGGCGGACACGCGATCGTCTCGGGCGGCAACGTGCCGCTGGGCGGCGGTACGGCTCAGCAAAAGAAGTACGGCATCAGGGACGACCCCATGACCTATTTCCGCGACCTCACGGACTGGTCGGTCGTGGAGACGAGCGGGATGCCTGACTACCGCTACAACGACCGGACCGTGCAGTACGCGATCGCGATGAACGCCGCCCGGACCTACGACTTCCTCGTCGCCCACGGCGTGCGCTTCGAGGACCGCGCCCCTGACAATCTCGGCGCGCACGCCGTGGGCATCTCGGCCCGCCGCGAGCACCACTGCGTCTGGAAATCGGGCCAGTGCGCTGAGAGCCCGGCGGGGGCCGGAGGGGCCGCTCTCATGCGGCCGCTTGAGTACTCGGCCCGGAAAAAGGGCGTGCGCTTCCTTCTCAACTACCACATGGACGAGATTTTTCGCGAGGACGGCGGGCGCGGCCGCGTCTGCGGGATCCAGGCCCGCTACACGCCCCGGATCCTGCCCGACGGGAAGCGCCTCGAGAGCTTCAGAAGCGAGGGCGGCATCGACTGCCGCGAGCCCTCCGTCACGGTTCGCGCGAGAAAGGCGGTCGTGATCGCGACCGGCGGGAACTCCGGCAACGTCGAGTTCCGGCGCATCTTCGACCCGAGGCTCACCGGGGAGTATGCGAATGCCGCGGGCGAGTACTCGCCGCAGGACGCCTCCGGGGAGCTTGCGGCGATGGCGGTGGGCGCTTCGCTCTGGGGCGCGGCCAACCAGGCGATGGACAGGAACGGGTCGCTGCGCAAGCGCCAGGTGATCGGCGTGCGCACGAACTACGTGAGCTGGACGAAGAAGTCGCCTGTGTTCCCGTTCGTGAAATACCCGGGGCTGCGGATCCTCAACTGGCAGGACGCGATCATCGTGAACCAGGCGGGCCGGCGCTTCTACAGCGAGCTCGAGAACGGCTACCCCAACGGCACCCACGAGGGCTTCTACAAGGACGGCGCGCCCTATGTGCAGGGCAGCTGGCGCAACACGACGAGAATCAAGTTCCGGCCCCGCAACTACATCGACGCGGCGCTGGCGCTGAACGAGGGCTCGAAGCCGCCGCTTTTCTCCGCCGGCCCCCAGTGGGCGGTCTTTGACTCAAAGGGCGCGGCTCGCGAGCACATGAAAATCGAGCCGGGCTGCTGCGATCCCCAGGTGTTCTTCTCGGCCCCCACGATTGAGGAGCTCGCGCAGAAAATCAACACCTCGCCCTGGCAGAGGTCGAAGATGGACCCGAAGGTGCTCGCCGAGACCGTGCGGCGCTACAACGGGTTTGTCGATGCGCGCAGGGACGAGGACTTTGACAAGCCGTCGCCGCGCTTCAAGATCGAGACCGGGCCCTTCTACGCGGCCTGGGCGAGCTTTGCGGTGCACGACTCCTATGCGGGTCTGCGGATCGACGAGAACTGCCGGGTGCTCGACCTGAGGGGACGGGTGATCGAGGGCCTTTACTGCGGAGGAGAAAGCGCCGGGGGCTGCAGCCAGCACGGGCTGGGCCGCACACTGACGCAGGGCTACATCATCGGGCAGAAGGCCGGGGCCTGA
- a CDS encoding anaerobic C4-dicarboxylate transporter, producing the protein MLILQIIVLLGAIFIGVRLGGIGIGYAGGAGVLILGLVLGMKPGNIPWDVILIIASVISAISAMQLAGGLDFLVQIAERILRSNPKHINYLAPIVTYFLTIFAGTGHTAFSMIPVIVEVAKEQHIKPVCPLSIAVVASQIAITASPVSAAVIYMSGVLENFGWSYPVLLVIWLATTFIGCMITAFIMTHIQNMDLDSDPVYQQRLAKGLVKAPEPSAVKTLKPFAKRSVGIFLLGVLAVVFYASAISPAVGLIKHVIVPRDAAIISLMMLVGFLITVCCKADISNVASTSVFKSGMVAIICVLGVAWLGDTFVSGHSAEIKSFAASTVAAYPALLAVVFFFAAMLLYSQAATAKAITPAIVAALGITSSNPGDSYMLVACFAAVSALFVLPTYPTLLGAVQMDDTGTTRIGKWVFNHAFFLPGILAIVFSVALGFLATKLF; encoded by the coding sequence ATGTTGATTCTGCAGATCATCGTTCTGCTGGGCGCGATCTTCATCGGCGTCAGGCTGGGCGGCATCGGCATCGGCTACGCCGGCGGCGCCGGCGTCCTTATTCTCGGGCTCGTGCTCGGCATGAAGCCGGGCAACATCCCGTGGGACGTGATCCTCATCATCGCGTCCGTGATTTCGGCTATCTCCGCCATGCAGCTCGCGGGCGGCCTCGACTTCCTCGTGCAGATCGCCGAGCGGATCCTGCGCAGCAATCCGAAGCACATCAATTACCTCGCCCCGATCGTGACCTACTTCCTCACGATCTTCGCGGGCACCGGCCACACGGCCTTCTCCATGATCCCGGTGATCGTCGAGGTCGCCAAGGAGCAGCACATCAAGCCGGTGTGCCCGCTGTCGATCGCAGTGGTGGCCTCCCAGATCGCCATCACGGCTTCGCCGGTTTCCGCGGCCGTGATCTACATGAGCGGCGTGCTGGAGAACTTCGGCTGGAGCTATCCGGTGCTGCTCGTGATCTGGCTGGCGACGACGTTCATCGGCTGCATGATCACCGCCTTTATCATGACCCACATCCAGAACATGGATCTGGACTCCGACCCGGTCTATCAGCAGCGCCTCGCCAAGGGGCTCGTGAAGGCTCCGGAGCCTTCCGCCGTGAAGACCCTCAAGCCCTTTGCCAAGCGCTCCGTGGGGATCTTCCTGCTGGGCGTGCTCGCCGTGGTGTTCTACGCCTCGGCCATCTCCCCGGCCGTGGGCCTCATCAAGCATGTGATCGTCCCGCGCGACGCGGCCATCATCAGCCTCATGATGCTGGTCGGCTTCCTGATCACCGTGTGCTGCAAGGCTGACATCAGCAACGTCGCCTCCACGAGTGTCTTCAAGAGCGGCATGGTTGCCATCATCTGCGTGCTGGGCGTCGCCTGGCTTGGCGACACCTTCGTCTCGGGCCACAGCGCCGAGATCAAGAGCTTCGCGGCCTCTACGGTCGCCGCCTACCCGGCCCTGCTTGCCGTCGTGTTCTTCTTCGCGGCCATGCTGCTGTACTCGCAGGCCGCCACCGCGAAGGCGATCACCCCGGCCATCGTTGCCGCCCTCGGCATCACCTCTTCGAACCCCGGCGACTCCTACATGCTGGTCGCCTGCTTCGCGGCCGTCTCGGCTCTGTTCGTTCTGCCCACCTATCCGACCCTGCTCGGCGCGGTTCAGATGGACGACACCGGCACCACCCGCATTGGCAAGTGGGTCTTCAACCACGCCTTCTTCCTTCCCGGCATCCTCGCCATCGTGTTCAGCGTGGCGCTCGGGTTCCTTGCGACGAAGCTCTTCTAA
- a CDS encoding aspartate ammonia-lyase, which yields MSRIEHDFLGDLEIPDDVYYGVQSLRGKENFHITEHSMREDKYFIEAFAQVKKAAARTNKELGTIPANVADALISACDDLIAGKYHDQFVTDWLQGGAGTSTNMNTNEVICNIACEKLGLPKGSQKQVSPNDHANFGQSTNDTYPTALHLAMYLRSEDLLKALGQLRDSFYKKADEFKNVLKMGRTHLQDAVPMSMGQEFHGWGRTIEDEIETIKDAQKHLRVINLGATAIGTTVTCHPDYPAKAVKYLSEQTGIDFHNSTDLIAATSDCGAYVAISSALKSLAVKLTKVCNDIRLLASGPRTGLSEINLPMRQPGSSIMPGKVNPVIPEVTNQACFLAIGLDTTVMLAASAGQLELNVMEPVISFAVFTSMKVLTNAMVTLREKCVDGITANAEHTKDLVMNSLGIVTLLKPHFGYMLCAEMAKEGYLQHKSLHQIVVEERRLMTEEKWNEVFSFQNLIAPKFEM from the coding sequence ATGTCTCGAATCGAACACGATTTCCTCGGCGATCTTGAGATCCCGGATGACGTCTACTACGGCGTGCAGTCGCTGCGCGGCAAGGAGAACTTCCACATCACCGAGCACTCCATGCGCGAGGACAAGTACTTCATCGAGGCCTTCGCCCAGGTGAAGAAGGCCGCCGCCCGCACGAACAAGGAGCTGGGCACGATTCCGGCCAACGTCGCCGATGCCCTCATCTCCGCCTGCGACGACCTGATCGCGGGCAAGTACCACGACCAGTTCGTGACCGACTGGCTGCAGGGCGGGGCGGGCACCTCCACCAACATGAACACGAACGAGGTGATCTGCAACATCGCCTGCGAGAAGTTGGGGCTGCCCAAGGGCTCCCAGAAGCAGGTCTCGCCCAACGACCACGCGAACTTCGGCCAGTCCACGAACGACACCTATCCGACCGCGCTGCACCTCGCGATGTACCTGCGCTCCGAGGATTTGCTGAAGGCCCTGGGGCAGCTGCGCGACTCCTTCTACAAGAAGGCCGATGAATTCAAGAACGTGCTCAAGATGGGCCGCACCCACCTGCAGGATGCCGTCCCGATGTCGATGGGCCAGGAGTTCCACGGCTGGGGCCGCACGATCGAGGACGAGATCGAGACGATCAAGGACGCCCAGAAGCATCTGCGCGTGATCAACCTGGGCGCCACCGCGATCGGCACCACCGTCACCTGCCATCCGGACTATCCGGCGAAGGCCGTGAAGTACCTCTCCGAGCAGACCGGCATTGACTTCCACAACAGCACGGACCTCATCGCCGCCACCTCCGACTGCGGCGCCTACGTCGCGATTTCCTCGGCCCTGAAGAGCCTCGCCGTGAAGCTCACGAAGGTCTGCAACGACATCCGGCTGCTCGCCTCGGGCCCCCGCACGGGTCTGTCCGAAATCAACCTGCCGATGCGCCAGCCCGGCTCCTCGATCATGCCGGGCAAGGTGAACCCGGTGATCCCGGAGGTGACCAACCAGGCCTGCTTCCTCGCGATCGGCCTTGACACCACCGTAATGCTCGCCGCCTCCGCCGGCCAGCTCGAGCTCAACGTGATGGAGCCGGTGATCTCGTTTGCGGTCTTCACCTCGATGAAGGTCCTCACGAACGCCATGGTGACGCTGCGCGAGAAGTGCGTTGACGGCATCACCGCGAACGCCGAGCACACGAAGGACCTCGTCATGAACTCCTTGGGGATCGTGACGCTGCTCAAGCCCCACTTCGGCTACATGCTGTGCGCCGAGATGGCGAAGGAAGGCTACCTGCAGCACAAGTCCCTGCACCAGATTGTGGTCGAGGAGCGCAGGCTCATGACCGAAGAGAAGTGGAACGAGGTGTTCTCCTTCCAGAACCTCATCGCGCCGAAGTTCGAAATGTAA